From Streptomyces sp. NBC_00690, a single genomic window includes:
- a CDS encoding DUF3037 domain-containing protein has translation MSGRDGREVFEYALLRVVPRVERGECFNAGVVVYCRARSFVSARTHLDAAKLRALDPAADVTGVQAALRAVEYVCCGGEAAGQAAVDDVGRRFRWLIAPRSTVVQPGPVHTGLTADPAAEVERLLALLVR, from the coding sequence ATGAGCGGGCGCGATGGCCGTGAGGTGTTCGAGTACGCCCTGTTGCGGGTGGTGCCACGGGTGGAGCGGGGCGAGTGCTTCAACGCGGGCGTGGTGGTCTACTGCCGGGCGCGGTCCTTCGTCTCGGCCCGTACCCATCTCGACGCGGCCAAGCTCCGGGCGCTGGACCCCGCCGCGGATGTGACCGGCGTCCAGGCGGCCCTGCGCGCGGTCGAGTACGTCTGCTGCGGTGGGGAAGCCGCCGGACAGGCAGCCGTCGACGACGTGGGTCGGCGCTTTCGGTGGTTGATCGCGCCGCGCTCGACCGTCGTCCAACCCGGGCCCGTGCACACCGGACTGACCGCCGATCCCGCGGCGGAGGTGGAGCGACTGTTGGCGCTGCTCGTGCGCTGA
- a CDS encoding HipA family kinase, with protein MLTEVTATRYVTPLREGGSLPGIVEADDLGTYVMKFTGAGQGRKTLVAEVICGQIGRALGLRVPDLVAIQLDPVIGLGEPDQEVQELLKASGGLNLGMDFLPGTIGFDPLAYEVDPAEAGRVIWFDALINNVDRSWRNPNMLVWHGDLWLIDHGATMIWHHNWPGVASWAHKPYDASDHALARFSPDIITAAAELAPRVTEELIMAAAADVPDAWLVDEPGFDTTDALRRAYVDALLPRAATIHERITLGEPSKDRPSRAPGWLTGRTEQKGARS; from the coding sequence ATGCTTACCGAAGTCACCGCGACCCGCTACGTCACACCGTTGCGTGAGGGCGGCTCGCTCCCGGGCATCGTCGAAGCCGACGATCTGGGTACGTACGTGATGAAGTTCACCGGTGCCGGGCAGGGCCGCAAGACCCTGGTCGCCGAAGTCATCTGCGGGCAGATCGGTCGCGCCCTGGGGCTCAGGGTGCCCGATCTGGTTGCCATACAGCTCGATCCGGTGATCGGGCTCGGCGAGCCCGATCAGGAGGTGCAGGAGTTGTTGAAGGCGAGCGGAGGGCTCAACCTCGGCATGGACTTCCTGCCGGGGACCATCGGCTTCGACCCGCTCGCCTATGAGGTGGATCCCGCGGAGGCCGGCCGGGTCATCTGGTTCGACGCCCTCATCAACAACGTCGACCGCTCCTGGCGCAACCCCAACATGCTGGTCTGGCACGGAGACCTCTGGCTTATCGACCACGGGGCGACGATGATCTGGCACCACAACTGGCCGGGCGTCGCCTCCTGGGCCCACAAGCCGTACGACGCATCCGACCACGCGCTCGCCCGGTTCTCACCCGACATCATCACGGCGGCAGCCGAGCTCGCCCCCCGGGTGACCGAGGAACTGATCATGGCGGCAGCGGCCGACGTACCCGATGCATGGCTGGTCGACGAGCCGGGGTTCGACACCACCGACGCGCTTCGCAGGGCGTATGTGGACGCCCTGCTGCCCCGAGCGGCGACGATCCACGAGCGGATCACCCTGGGCGAGCCGTCCAAGGACCGCCCGTCCCGGGCACCCGGCTGGCTGACCGGCCGTACCGAGCAGAAGGGCGCACGGTCATGA
- a CDS encoding aldehyde dehydrogenase family protein, translating into MTDSPKKYGHWIAGAWHDPEQGHYQITNPATDEAVGYAPEGHAAEIWASAEAARTAFGDWSRTDPRQRAAILERIGDLITERADELAPLVQAETGATMRAAKSVQIPAAADHFRRYARAALEPDTVPLAPHPATASPLAGGGLIGAAAVRRPLGVVACITSSTFPIVNLAGKVAPALAMGNTVVAKPAPHGPLGCLALGPIMKEAGLPDGVFNVVTGSGPITGEAVVAHYDIDMISFTGSTAVGKRIAVAAGGQMKRTLLELGGKGAAIVLEDADEKAFKMAVTAVGLTFSFHSGQNYTTPTRMLVHRSLYEKAVAALTEHARALKVGSPVDNSTIVGPLISAAQRDRVEEYVESARQQGARVVAGGERPVLKPGFYFAPTVLADVTPDMTVAQEEIFGPVVVVIPFDDEDEAVRIVNGTPFGLHDYVFSGDTVRAWHLASRLCSGNVGINTVQRPPEAHFGGFKESGVGRHDGSFGLHAYSELQSVVWSS; encoded by the coding sequence ATGACCGATTCCCCCAAGAAGTACGGCCATTGGATAGCCGGCGCTTGGCACGATCCCGAGCAGGGCCACTATCAGATCACCAACCCGGCCACCGACGAGGCGGTGGGCTACGCCCCTGAGGGTCACGCTGCCGAGATCTGGGCCTCTGCCGAAGCTGCCAGGACCGCCTTCGGCGACTGGTCCCGCACCGATCCGCGTCAGCGCGCCGCCATCTTGGAGCGCATCGGCGACCTGATCACCGAACGGGCCGACGAACTGGCTCCCTTGGTGCAGGCTGAGACCGGCGCAACCATGCGAGCGGCGAAGTCCGTGCAGATTCCCGCCGCGGCCGACCACTTCCGCCGCTACGCACGCGCCGCGCTGGAGCCCGACACCGTACCCCTTGCGCCGCATCCCGCCACAGCGAGTCCGCTGGCTGGCGGCGGGCTCATCGGCGCGGCGGCTGTGCGCCGTCCCCTGGGCGTCGTGGCATGCATCACCTCCTCCACCTTCCCCATCGTCAATCTCGCGGGCAAGGTCGCCCCGGCTCTTGCCATGGGTAACACCGTGGTCGCCAAACCTGCACCGCATGGCCCGCTCGGCTGCTTGGCGCTGGGTCCGATCATGAAGGAGGCCGGCCTACCGGACGGCGTCTTTAACGTCGTCACGGGATCAGGGCCCATCACGGGCGAGGCGGTGGTCGCCCACTACGACATCGACATGATCAGCTTCACCGGTTCCACCGCTGTGGGGAAGAGGATCGCTGTAGCCGCGGGTGGGCAGATGAAGCGCACCCTCCTGGAGCTCGGCGGTAAGGGCGCGGCTATCGTTCTTGAGGATGCCGACGAGAAGGCATTCAAGATGGCGGTCACCGCGGTCGGTTTGACCTTTTCCTTTCACAGCGGTCAGAACTACACCACGCCGACCCGGATGCTCGTACACCGATCGCTGTATGAGAAGGCCGTCGCCGCACTCACCGAGCACGCCCGGGCGTTGAAAGTCGGCAGTCCGGTGGACAACTCCACCATCGTTGGCCCGCTCATCTCCGCTGCCCAGCGCGATCGCGTCGAGGAGTACGTTGAAAGCGCGAGGCAGCAGGGTGCCCGAGTCGTCGCTGGCGGCGAACGCCCGGTGCTCAAGCCGGGGTTCTACTTCGCCCCCACTGTTCTTGCCGATGTCACCCCGGACATGACGGTGGCACAGGAGGAGATCTTCGGCCCGGTCGTCGTCGTGATCCCCTTCGACGACGAGGACGAGGCTGTCCGGATCGTCAATGGCACTCCCTTCGGTCTCCACGACTATGTCTTTTCCGGTGACACCGTCCGCGCCTGGCATCTTGCGTCCCGGCTGTGCAGCGGCAATGTCGGTATCAACACCGTTCAGCGTCCCCCCGAGGCGCACTTCGGGGGCTTCAAGGAATCCGGCGTCGGCCGGCACGACGGCTCCTTCGGACTGCATGCGTACAGCGAACTCCAGTCGGTCGTCTGGTCGTCCTGA
- a CDS encoding trans-2-enoyl-CoA reductase family protein, protein MHPPPRQSERVVTPTGRGYLLVESHPVGCFRSVARMRAEVPVPEKPPARRPTVLVIGSSAGYGLASTIAGLVQYGIDGVGISLERPAGHRSATAGWYRTIASNAIAYDLGSDFSFRNADAFADATKTETLDLLAKRFGGVDYLIYSVAAPRRTDTRSGTTYHSVLKPLGTPYTTRNLEFADDEAVYLREVTVDSASEAETAATVRVMGGEDWSRWVTALAERGLLRDGFRTVALTYIGSPLTSAIYRRGTIGAAKADLESTAGALTEQLAAVGGHAYTSVNGAAITQALTAIPGVPLYVSLLRGVLGNRFPSPVEQSLQLWNQLTAEWPDVDEAGRIRLDRWELSDPVQAAVAERWHSITPETVTELADIPWFRAQFRSLYGFDVPGVDYGTPVETDLPWPNEPTP, encoded by the coding sequence ATGCACCCACCGCCTAGGCAGTCCGAACGCGTCGTTACCCCAACGGGACGTGGTTATCTGCTAGTCGAGTCGCATCCGGTCGGGTGCTTTCGCAGCGTCGCACGGATGCGGGCCGAGGTCCCCGTTCCCGAGAAGCCACCGGCGCGGCGGCCGACGGTGCTGGTGATCGGGTCGAGCGCCGGCTACGGCCTGGCGAGTACGATCGCTGGGCTCGTGCAGTACGGCATAGACGGCGTGGGCATCAGCCTCGAACGGCCGGCCGGACACCGCAGCGCGACTGCCGGTTGGTACCGCACCATCGCCAGCAATGCGATCGCCTACGATCTCGGGTCCGATTTCTCGTTCCGCAATGCCGACGCGTTCGCCGACGCCACCAAGACCGAGACGTTGGATCTGCTGGCTAAGCGGTTCGGCGGTGTGGACTACCTGATCTACAGCGTTGCAGCGCCCCGGCGCACCGATACACGCAGCGGCACCACCTACCACTCGGTGCTCAAGCCGCTCGGTACGCCGTACACCACCCGGAACCTGGAGTTCGCTGACGATGAAGCCGTGTACCTGCGCGAGGTCACCGTCGATTCGGCAAGCGAGGCCGAGACCGCTGCGACAGTTCGTGTCATGGGTGGCGAGGACTGGTCCCGCTGGGTCACCGCGCTGGCGGAGCGCGGGCTGCTACGCGACGGATTTCGTACGGTCGCCCTCACCTACATCGGTTCGCCGCTGACCTCGGCGATCTACCGCAGGGGCACGATCGGCGCCGCCAAGGCAGATCTGGAGTCCACCGCGGGCGCCCTGACCGAGCAGCTGGCCGCGGTGGGTGGCCATGCGTACACCTCGGTGAACGGAGCAGCGATTACGCAGGCATTGACCGCGATCCCCGGTGTCCCGCTCTATGTCAGCCTGCTCCGTGGTGTTCTGGGCAACCGCTTCCCCTCCCCGGTCGAGCAGTCGCTCCAGCTATGGAACCAACTCACGGCAGAGTGGCCCGATGTGGACGAGGCCGGCCGTATCCGCCTCGATCGCTGGGAGCTGTCCGATCCGGTCCAGGCCGCCGTGGCTGAACGCTGGCATTCGATCACCCCCGAAACCGTCACCGAGCTGGCCGACATCCCGTGGTTCCGTGCGCAATTCCGTTCCCTGTACGGCTTTGATGTCCCCGGCGTCGACTACGGCACCCCGGTCGAGACTGACCTGCCCTGGCCGAATGAGCCGACTCCTTGA